A genomic segment from uncultured Marinifilum sp. encodes:
- a CDS encoding TolC family protein, giving the protein MQAQNAWLEDRSSFLLQEVNFNNSVRDLNFLLGVQESETYRFADEFKPLANEFKLADLLDKLLANNSNLKNRYIQEMVLKRDVDLARSNFYPNLSLTTGVQGYRTKLKYDGMSSSTSDSHNLYANLSLSFMIFNGNTNRRALQIAKIDEEIGKIQTQDIKHSLTNLLAQQFELYNVRLELFKLAQENLDAAELNLSISKDKYESGSINSFNYRDIQIIYQNAALGRLNAIFNLVQSRTALVRMTGGILKE; this is encoded by the coding sequence TTGCAAGCTCAGAATGCTTGGTTAGAAGATCGTTCCTCATTTTTATTACAAGAAGTAAATTTCAACAATTCGGTTCGCGATTTGAATTTTCTTTTAGGAGTTCAGGAGAGTGAAACTTATCGTTTTGCTGATGAATTTAAACCTCTTGCCAACGAATTTAAATTAGCTGATTTATTAGATAAATTGCTGGCAAATAACAGTAATTTAAAGAATCGATATATTCAGGAAATGGTTTTGAAGCGCGATGTCGATTTGGCAAGAAGTAACTTTTATCCAAATTTATCATTAACAACCGGAGTACAAGGATATAGAACAAAGCTTAAATACGATGGAATGTCATCGAGCACTTCCGATTCGCATAATTTATATGCTAATTTAAGTCTTAGTTTTATGATATTTAATGGGAATACAAACCGTCGTGCTCTTCAAATTGCGAAAATAGATGAGGAAATTGGAAAGATTCAAACTCAAGACATAAAGCACTCTTTAACGAATTTACTGGCTCAGCAATTTGAGTTGTATAATGTTCGGTTGGAGTTGTTTAAGTTGGCTCAGGAAAATCTTGATGCCGCAGAATTAAACCTGTCTATTTCAAAAGATAAGTACGAGTCGGGAAGCATTAATTCTTTTAACTACCGCGATATTCAAATAATTTACCAAAATGCTGCTTTGGGGCGGTTAAATGCAATATTTAATCTGGTTCAATCTAGAACTGCTTTGGTTAGAATGACTGGTGGAATCTTAAAAGAATAA
- a CDS encoding TonB-dependent receptor: MKKMRVLILMLMTCFAFTSAAQNTITGLVQDANGSTIPGVSIVVKNTTNGTITDMDGKFQLNVESLPVTLVTSFVGYKTKETEVSSTDPLTITMMEGVGLDEIMVTSTRTIRSQKQSAMSMTSMKAKEIQNKAASSQADILRSVPGITAEGGGGEVATNVFVRGLPSGGQYVFNPLEYDGMPVISTFGLNSSAHDVYIRNDLGIKSLDFPRGGAAILYGAGSVAGVINYISKTGTDVPENIIQLEFAEDGRYKTDFFTGGRMGGEDSRTYYALSGFYRYDEGPLDTGLPTQGFQLRGNIKQEFDNGELIVSGQWIDDRVQFFLPLPLDGESRDYAKGNDGKDVKTIQTMHAQNLSYATPEGIYRTPIKDGVATKGGYFMANYKHKFDNGVKMDAKMRYARYAHEFNLFLTGSGNPTTLNNFVTDIDPSATNIAANRTGMTSSTVNGSDLVLVNTLLDRNRPMTDMATEFNVTKKIEGVTIEHNLTAGVFLSRTEADDQNVQTRYVSEFTSKPHLLDISYTSGMDQMILSKNGLFNPGAAYSNNFITANKQAFYFTDEMKMDRWRIDVGFRVETIEADVSREGNTTYTMDDDASLSSDLQTVKWGNNAYLTGKGKDTDWAGVIAANYQLNDEVNLYGNVTKGYFFPQPRGIKIASDGTVGSYETEEIYQGELGVKYGSGRFRGTFATYFVDLNDRRNVDLRDDPNNPGTTIETVTTLSTKAVGLEATWGYELTEHLNFSGSITYQDHKYDESEDNPEYVDNELERQPKWLAHSALNFDNGAFDAGFSWNYTGKKFANIANTVELDAINIFRLDAGYTMGLGDNNESVRFGVSVFNLFDDNGVTEGNPRDVSQSETSAYFVGRPILPRRAFFRMTFNF, encoded by the coding sequence ATGAAAAAAATGAGAGTTTTAATCCTGATGTTGATGACATGTTTTGCATTTACCAGTGCAGCGCAAAATACAATTACAGGATTAGTGCAGGATGCGAACGGATCAACAATTCCGGGAGTAAGTATTGTGGTTAAAAACACAACTAATGGTACCATTACGGATATGGATGGAAAATTCCAATTGAATGTAGAATCTTTACCCGTAACTCTTGTAACCAGTTTTGTAGGTTATAAAACTAAAGAAACAGAAGTTAGCTCTACCGACCCTTTAACCATTACCATGATGGAAGGAGTAGGTTTGGATGAGATAATGGTCACAAGTACCAGAACCATTCGTTCTCAGAAACAATCGGCTATGTCTATGACATCGATGAAAGCAAAAGAAATTCAGAATAAAGCTGCAAGTAGTCAGGCTGATATTTTAAGATCAGTTCCGGGTATCACTGCCGAAGGTGGTGGTGGTGAGGTTGCTACAAATGTTTTTGTTCGCGGTTTACCTTCGGGTGGACAGTATGTATTTAATCCTCTTGAGTATGACGGAATGCCTGTTATCAGTACTTTCGGACTAAACTCATCGGCTCATGATGTTTACATTAGAAATGATTTAGGGATTAAATCATTGGATTTTCCCCGAGGTGGTGCTGCTATTCTTTACGGAGCAGGTTCTGTTGCCGGTGTAATCAATTATATCTCTAAAACAGGAACCGATGTACCAGAGAATATTATTCAGTTGGAATTTGCCGAAGATGGAAGATACAAAACAGATTTCTTTACCGGAGGAAGAATGGGTGGAGAAGATTCTCGTACTTATTATGCCTTAAGTGGATTTTATCGTTACGATGAAGGGCCTCTTGATACAGGTTTACCAACTCAGGGTTTCCAGTTGCGTGGTAATATCAAGCAGGAATTCGATAATGGTGAATTAATCGTGTCTGGTCAGTGGATTGACGATAGAGTTCAGTTTTTCTTACCACTTCCTTTAGATGGCGAATCTCGTGATTATGCAAAAGGTAATGACGGAAAAGATGTAAAGACTATTCAGACCATGCATGCACAAAACTTGTCTTATGCAACACCAGAAGGTATATACAGAACACCAATAAAAGATGGAGTTGCTACAAAAGGTGGTTATTTTATGGCCAACTACAAGCATAAATTTGATAATGGCGTTAAAATGGATGCAAAAATGCGTTATGCGCGTTATGCCCATGAATTTAACTTGTTCCTTACCGGATCAGGAAATCCAACAACCTTAAATAATTTTGTTACAGATATCGATCCTTCTGCAACCAATATTGCTGCAAACAGAACAGGAATGACAAGTAGTACGGTGAATGGTAGCGATTTGGTGTTGGTAAATACTTTGCTGGATCGTAATCGTCCGATGACGGATATGGCAACAGAGTTTAATGTGACCAAAAAAATAGAAGGTGTAACGATTGAGCATAACCTTACTGCAGGTGTATTCTTGTCGAGAACTGAAGCTGATGATCAGAATGTTCAAACAAGATATGTATCTGAGTTTACTTCAAAACCACATTTATTGGATATTAGCTATACAAGCGGTATGGACCAAATGATTTTGAGTAAGAATGGTTTGTTCAATCCAGGAGCCGCTTATTCCAATAACTTTATTACAGCTAACAAACAAGCTTTTTATTTCACCGATGAAATGAAAATGGACCGTTGGAGAATTGATGTTGGATTCCGTGTTGAAACAATTGAAGCTGATGTTTCTCGTGAGGGAAATACAACTTATACAATGGATGATGATGCCAGTCTTTCTTCTGACCTGCAAACAGTGAAATGGGGTAACAATGCTTATCTTACAGGAAAAGGAAAAGATACAGACTGGGCTGGAGTTATTGCTGCCAACTATCAGTTAAACGATGAGGTTAACCTATATGGTAATGTTACCAAAGGTTATTTCTTCCCACAGCCTCGTGGAATTAAAATTGCATCAGACGGTACAGTAGGTTCATACGAAACAGAAGAAATTTACCAGGGAGAACTTGGTGTAAAATATGGATCAGGAAGATTCAGAGGAACATTTGCAACTTACTTTGTGGATTTGAATGACAGAAGAAATGTTGATTTAAGAGACGATCCAAATAATCCGGGAACAACAATAGAAACGGTTACCACATTAAGTACCAAAGCAGTAGGTCTTGAAGCAACATGGGGATATGAACTAACCGAGCATCTTAATTTTAGTGGTAGTATTACCTATCAGGATCACAAGTATGACGAGAGTGAAGACAATCCTGAGTACGTTGATAATGAGCTTGAGAGACAGCCTAAGTGGTTGGCACATTCAGCTTTGAATTTTGATAATGGTGCGTTCGATGCAGGTTTCTCATGGAATTATACAGGCAAAAAGTTTGCTAACATTGCAAATACTGTAGAGCTTGATGCGATCAATATCTTTAGATTAGATGCTGGTTATACAATGGGCTTGGGAGATAACAATGAATCAGTACGTTTTGGAGTATCTGTATTTAACTTGTTTGATGATAATGGAGTAACCGAAGGTAATCCAAGAGATGTATCTCAGTCCGAAACAAGTGCATACTTTGTTGGACGTCCTATTCTTCCAAGAAGAGCATTCTTTAGAATGACATTTAACTTTTAA
- a CDS encoding alpha-amylase family glycosyl hydrolase — MEQIKKDIKFLYPDKADETIREIQDIVEYYSSIILSEQFKLDEKDAILIAYADSFKDEGENGLQTLNKLSKKYLQESVNSIHILPFYPFTSDDGFSVVDYKEVNPDFGDWKDVEELGKSFNLMFDAVINHISKSSDWFQGFLKEKPEFENFFIQEDPNHPDLSKVTRPRILPLLHKYNKNGKDAYVWTTFSEDQVDLNYSNPKVFLNVLDVLLFYVSKGAKLIRLDAIAFMWKILGTDCIHLKQTHRIIQAYRKIIDLLAPQTVIISETNVPHKENISYFGNGFNEAHMVYNFTLPPLLAYSLHNQNIDTLSNWAKSLELPSNKTCFFNFTASHDGIGVRPLQGIVEAEEIDALAKIVESHGGFVSYKSNPDGSKSPYELNSNYMDLLTNPKEEDPLRMQRFLLSQAVMLSMPGVPGIYYHSVFGSENNVQGVIDSGINRRINRKKIDFTELEKQLSDKNSLRSKVFGKYSGLLKVRRAEAAFNPVGKAKFYNENGVFVIERSQDNETIYCLHNFTGKEKNIEKYTKGRTVLIGETADYNLLGAYEYRWLKCTRK, encoded by the coding sequence ATGGAGCAAATTAAGAAAGACATAAAATTTCTATATCCTGATAAGGCGGATGAAACGATTCGTGAGATTCAGGATATTGTTGAGTATTACAGCTCAATTATCTTATCGGAGCAATTTAAGCTTGATGAAAAAGATGCAATTTTAATTGCTTATGCAGATAGTTTTAAGGATGAAGGCGAAAATGGATTACAAACTTTAAACAAGCTGAGTAAGAAGTATTTGCAGGAAAGTGTTAATAGCATTCATATTTTGCCTTTTTACCCATTTACTTCCGACGATGGTTTTTCGGTTGTAGATTACAAAGAGGTAAATCCTGATTTTGGAGATTGGAAGGATGTGGAAGAATTGGGAAAATCGTTCAATTTGATGTTCGATGCAGTTATCAATCACATTTCGAAATCATCGGATTGGTTTCAGGGATTTTTGAAAGAGAAACCAGAGTTTGAGAATTTCTTTATCCAGGAAGATCCCAATCATCCGGATTTGAGCAAGGTTACTCGCCCGCGGATTTTGCCATTGCTACACAAATATAACAAGAATGGAAAGGATGCTTACGTTTGGACGACTTTCTCGGAAGATCAGGTTGATTTGAACTACTCGAATCCGAAGGTGTTTTTAAATGTTTTGGATGTATTGTTGTTTTATGTTTCCAAAGGAGCAAAGCTAATTCGATTGGATGCCATTGCATTTATGTGGAAAATTCTGGGAACAGATTGTATTCATTTGAAGCAAACACACAGAATTATTCAGGCTTATCGTAAAATTATTGATTTGCTTGCACCGCAAACTGTTATTATTAGTGAAACAAATGTGCCGCACAAGGAGAATATTTCCTATTTCGGCAATGGTTTTAACGAGGCACACATGGTGTATAATTTTACTTTGCCACCATTGCTGGCTTACAGTTTACACAATCAGAATATCGATACTTTAAGCAATTGGGCTAAGTCTTTGGAATTACCATCGAACAAGACCTGCTTTTTTAATTTTACAGCCAGTCACGATGGAATTGGAGTAAGACCTTTGCAGGGAATTGTAGAAGCTGAAGAAATTGATGCCTTGGCAAAGATTGTTGAATCGCATGGCGGCTTTGTGTCTTACAAGTCGAATCCTGATGGTTCGAAATCGCCTTACGAGTTAAATTCGAATTATATGGATTTGTTAACTAATCCTAAGGAAGAAGACCCGTTGAGAATGCAACGATTTCTGCTAAGCCAGGCAGTAATGCTTAGTATGCCGGGAGTTCCTGGTATTTATTATCATTCTGTTTTTGGATCGGAAAATAATGTGCAAGGAGTTATTGATTCGGGTATTAACAGAAGAATTAACAGAAAAAAAATAGATTTTACCGAACTGGAAAAGCAGCTAAGCGACAAAAATAGCTTACGTTCTAAAGTATTTGGAAAGTATAGTGGTTTGTTAAAAGTAAGAAGAGCCGAAGCTGCTTTTAATCCTGTTGGTAAAGCAAAATTTTATAACGAAAATGGAGTTTTTGTTATAGAACGATCTCAGGACAATGAAACAATTTATTGTCTTCACAACTTTACAGGTAAAGAGAAAAATATTGAGAAGTACACCAAAGGAAGAACCGTGTTAATCGGTGAAACAGCAGATTACAATCTGCTTGGTGCTTATGAATACAGATGGTTGAAATGTACAAGAAAATAA
- a CDS encoding glycosyltransferase family 4 protein yields MRIALCHFRVGETDGVSLEMDKWKMALEQLGHEVIYIAGSAGNCSAELIPALHYQHPVNNKIVDNVYKQLKGYNSEDQLEKEVYDLADLIEKDLIRIINEQKIDVIVPNNILSLGWGLSAGVAFHRAIIATGVKAICHHHDFHWERELYSSPKVNFVNGLLSKHFPPVYKNIKHVCINHIAKEELKARYDIDADVVPNVFDFENDLMKIDDYNQNLRSELGIEPADIVFMQATRVVERKAIELAIDLVKEVENQKVKLLGKQLHNGTEFTTENKIYLALAGKNESAEYYEKLMDYAKQNGVNVIDISNRVSHEREVQKGSKIYSLWDAYTIADILTYPSVLEGWGNQFLEALVAKLPVVTYKYPVYLSDIEKFNFNVISLGSKHRNQDSLVKVDTDILGKAAEDCLKYLLEREYRKERVEENYKIAKQNLSIDSLKGMLKEIFTDGAN; encoded by the coding sequence ATGAGGATTGCTTTATGTCATTTTAGAGTTGGAGAAACCGATGGCGTTTCGCTGGAGATGGATAAGTGGAAAATGGCACTTGAACAACTCGGACACGAGGTAATTTATATTGCCGGAAGTGCAGGCAATTGCAGTGCAGAATTGATTCCTGCCTTGCATTATCAGCATCCGGTAAATAATAAGATTGTTGATAATGTATACAAACAATTGAAGGGTTACAATTCTGAAGATCAGTTAGAAAAGGAAGTGTACGACTTGGCTGATTTAATTGAAAAAGATCTGATTCGAATTATAAATGAGCAAAAGATCGATGTAATTGTTCCCAACAACATTTTATCGTTAGGCTGGGGGCTTTCGGCAGGAGTAGCATTTCATCGTGCAATTATAGCAACAGGAGTGAAGGCAATTTGTCATCATCACGATTTTCACTGGGAAAGAGAATTATATTCCAGTCCAAAGGTAAATTTTGTGAACGGTTTATTAAGCAAACACTTTCCTCCTGTTTATAAAAATATAAAACATGTTTGCATCAATCATATTGCGAAAGAGGAGTTAAAAGCAAGATATGATATTGATGCCGATGTTGTTCCCAATGTCTTCGATTTTGAGAATGATTTAATGAAAATTGATGATTACAACCAAAATTTAAGATCGGAATTGGGAATTGAACCAGCTGATATTGTATTTATGCAAGCTACCAGAGTGGTAGAGCGAAAAGCAATTGAACTGGCCATCGATTTAGTAAAAGAGGTGGAAAATCAGAAAGTAAAATTGCTTGGTAAGCAGCTTCATAATGGAACTGAATTTACTACAGAAAATAAAATTTATCTGGCCTTAGCCGGTAAAAATGAATCAGCAGAATACTATGAAAAACTAATGGATTACGCCAAACAAAATGGTGTAAATGTAATTGATATCAGTAATAGGGTAAGCCACGAGAGAGAAGTTCAGAAGGGTTCAAAGATTTATTCTTTATGGGATGCATACACTATTGCCGATATCCTTACTTATCCAAGTGTTTTAGAAGGTTGGGGAAACCAGTTTTTGGAAGCTTTGGTCGCTAAATTACCAGTTGTAACTTACAAGTATCCTGTTTACCTAAGCGATATCGAAAAGTTCAACTTTAATGTGATATCATTAGGAAGCAAACATAGGAATCAGGATAGTTTAGTGAAAGTAGATACTGATATTTTAGGTAAAGCAGCCGAAGATTGTTTGAAATATCTGCTAGAGAGAGAATACAGAAAAGAAAGAGTGGAAGAGAACTATAAAATTGCAAAGCAAAACTTGTCAATTGATAGTTTAAAGGGAATGCTTAAAGAAATTTTTACAGATGGAGCAAATTAA
- a CDS encoding TolC family protein, translated as MIKKISFLLFLSIYTFCAVNAQEELSLSKAIQVGLENNYELKIFRKKEDISKLNNSWGAVGRYPSVKFNLLGQGNKNYNETSDYNSLSLIPSLDISWTLFDGFAVNIRKDKFDDLEKLSEGNTIVAIENKIELIILAYYKILLEKERLEVSRKIMDLSADRYEN; from the coding sequence ATGATAAAAAAAATATCATTCCTTTTATTCTTGTCAATCTATACTTTTTGTGCTGTTAATGCACAGGAAGAGCTAAGTTTATCTAAAGCTATTCAGGTAGGATTAGAGAATAATTATGAATTAAAAATATTCCGAAAAAAAGAGGATATAAGCAAGTTAAATAATTCCTGGGGAGCGGTTGGGCGTTATCCTAGTGTTAAATTTAATCTTTTAGGACAGGGGAATAAAAATTACAATGAAACTAGCGATTATAACAGCCTTAGTTTAATACCTTCTTTGGATATTAGCTGGACACTTTTTGATGGTTTTGCGGTGAATATCCGAAAAGATAAATTCGATGATTTAGAAAAACTTTCTGAGGGAAATACCATTGTTGCTATCGAGAATAAAATTGAATTAATTATTCTGGCTTATTATAAAATTCTACTGGAAAAAGAGAGACTGGAAGTGAGTCGGAAAATCATGGATTTATCGGCAGACAGATACGAAAACTAA
- a CDS encoding LacI family DNA-binding transcriptional regulator: MKRTTLKDIAKALNTTIATVSRALHDNPEISTEMKNRVREVANLYDYKPNSTALSLKFQRSYSFGVIFPTLTHYYLTQILSGLLQEATKNGYKLIIAESNYDPDKELELIQEFYELNVDGVLILPSRSLNTKKDKLEQIIRNDVPFLLIDRMVYFDKKTSSFYFI, from the coding sequence ATGAAAAGAACAACTTTAAAAGATATCGCTAAAGCTTTAAACACCACAATAGCAACTGTTTCGCGTGCCCTGCACGACAATCCTGAAATTAGTACAGAAATGAAAAACAGGGTACGTGAAGTAGCCAATCTTTACGATTACAAACCCAATTCTACTGCACTTTCGTTAAAATTTCAGAGGTCTTACTCTTTCGGTGTTATTTTTCCAACTTTAACACATTATTACCTTACACAAATTTTAAGTGGACTGCTTCAGGAAGCCACAAAAAATGGCTATAAATTGATTATTGCAGAAAGTAATTACGATCCGGATAAGGAGCTGGAATTAATACAGGAATTTTATGAACTAAATGTAGATGGTGTTCTTATTCTTCCAAGCAGAAGTTTAAATACTAAAAAAGACAAATTGGAACAGATAATCCGCAATGATGTTCCGTTTTTGCTAATTGACCGGATGGTATATTTCGATAAAAAGACATCTTCCTTTTATTTCATCTGA
- a CDS encoding sodium/solute symporter (Members of the Solute:Sodium Symporter (SSS), TC 2.A.21 as described in tcdb.org, catalyze solute:Na+ symport. Known solutes for members of the family include sugars, amino acids, nucleosides, inositols, vitamins, urea or anions, depending on the system.), which yields MNWLDYIIILFYFAGFLGMGYFFKDNKDSTDYFLGGKSISWFPLSLSTMATQLSAISFVSAPAFVALKAGGGMKWLSFEFAVPLAMFFIMIVIIPPLFRSGVVSIYEFVERRFDVSTRLILSVVFQISRALATGVMVYTIAIILQAVLDIAFIYTIPLISIVTIIYSWQGGMKAVVWGDAIQMIILFAGLLICLVYGYDLMVEKGGSIANVDPDRLIVIQNNFGIGEGNEYGIWPMLIGGFFLYVSYYGCDQTQAQRLLSAKNEKTVRTLLFANGMLRLPVVLVYCTMGLVLGGLISVAPEFLEEIGMITQKYFPQEYASSGIKPDLMVPVFIIKYLPHGVIGILMVGILSAAMSSLSSTVNSLSAVTVEDFFNRGKKKLTGVKYMMMSKASVVFWGTVCIACAFLLGGSESAVIEIINAIGSVFYGPVLATFIMAIVSKKANKYGMNAGIILSVLINLVFSKTMQEIIGFDPGVEIFWIWLNFTGFALCVVITYLVSLLFKDKNNKVPDVKFEIRKKDILTKESVILVLFFIAIVIFSLYIPQIFG from the coding sequence ATGAATTGGCTCGACTATATTATAATCCTATTCTACTTTGCTGGATTTTTGGGAATGGGGTATTTTTTTAAAGACAACAAAGATTCTACAGATTATTTTCTTGGAGGAAAGAGCATTAGTTGGTTTCCCTTAAGCCTTTCAACTATGGCGACTCAGTTATCTGCTATCAGTTTTGTATCGGCACCAGCCTTTGTAGCATTGAAAGCAGGAGGAGGTATGAAATGGCTCTCTTTTGAGTTTGCAGTTCCTCTGGCCATGTTTTTTATCATGATAGTGATTATTCCTCCATTATTCAGATCTGGAGTAGTAAGTATTTACGAGTTTGTTGAAAGACGTTTCGATGTTTCAACAAGACTGATTTTAAGTGTGGTTTTCCAGATAAGCAGAGCCCTGGCAACAGGAGTTATGGTATATACCATTGCTATTATTCTGCAGGCAGTTTTGGATATCGCTTTTATCTATACCATTCCGCTAATTAGTATTGTTACTATTATTTATTCCTGGCAGGGAGGTATGAAAGCTGTTGTTTGGGGGGATGCCATTCAGATGATTATTTTATTTGCTGGTTTACTAATTTGCTTGGTATATGGTTACGATTTAATGGTAGAAAAAGGAGGATCGATAGCTAATGTTGATCCTGACAGATTAATCGTTATTCAAAATAATTTTGGTATTGGAGAAGGGAATGAATATGGAATTTGGCCAATGTTGATTGGTGGATTTTTCCTGTATGTTTCTTATTATGGTTGTGATCAGACTCAGGCCCAAAGACTATTATCTGCTAAAAATGAAAAAACGGTAAGAACCTTGTTGTTTGCAAACGGAATGCTTCGATTACCTGTTGTATTGGTGTATTGTACCATGGGATTGGTTTTAGGAGGATTAATATCAGTAGCTCCTGAATTTTTAGAAGAAATTGGAATGATCACTCAAAAATATTTCCCTCAGGAATATGCCAGTTCTGGTATTAAACCAGATTTGATGGTTCCTGTATTTATAATCAAATATTTGCCTCATGGAGTAATTGGGATATTGATGGTAGGTATTTTATCAGCAGCAATGTCATCTTTAAGCTCAACTGTAAATTCATTATCAGCTGTAACGGTAGAGGATTTCTTTAACCGAGGTAAAAAGAAATTGACAGGAGTAAAATACATGATGATGTCGAAAGCATCGGTCGTATTTTGGGGTACTGTTTGTATTGCTTGTGCATTTCTTTTAGGAGGAAGCGAAAGTGCGGTAATCGAGATTATTAATGCCATTGGATCTGTTTTTTATGGTCCGGTTTTGGCAACATTTATCATGGCGATTGTTTCGAAAAAAGCGAACAAGTATGGAATGAATGCTGGAATTATCCTTTCGGTTTTAATCAACCTGGTATTTTCGAAAACCATGCAGGAAATTATTGGTTTCGATCCTGGAGTTGAGATCTTTTGGATTTGGTTGAACTTCACGGGATTTGCTCTTTGTGTTGTAATTACATACCTGGTTAGTCTTTTGTTTAAGGATAAAAATAACAAAGTACCGGATGTGAAATTCGAAATTCGGAAGAAAGATATCTTAACAAAGGAATCGGTAATACTGGTTTTATTCTTTATCGCTATTGTAATTTTTAGCTTGTATATACCTCAAATATTTGGATAA
- a CDS encoding substrate-binding domain-containing protein encodes MTGWYISIKRHLPFISSDDYIGTKEGITHLIKQGYKKLAHIKGLDSSSVSNVRYQAFLETLTKHKLEIDPKKVISCVKFTIEEGAEIAKQLMNMDNKPDAIFCINDHVAIGVLKGLKNLGYKVPEDVAVLGFSNSDISEVCTPQLSTIHQPGIEIGKQSIKLILSNINNQKDISNTKIVLKTKLIKREST; translated from the coding sequence TTGACCGGATGGTATATTTCGATAAAAAGACATCTTCCTTTTATTTCATCTGACGATTACATTGGCACAAAAGAAGGTATTACCCACCTGATAAAACAAGGATACAAAAAACTAGCTCATATCAAAGGTTTAGATTCATCCTCTGTTTCAAATGTAAGGTATCAGGCATTTTTAGAAACTTTGACCAAACACAAACTGGAAATCGATCCTAAAAAAGTTATTTCCTGTGTAAAATTCACCATAGAAGAAGGCGCAGAAATAGCAAAACAACTTATGAATATGGACAACAAACCCGATGCAATTTTTTGTATTAACGATCATGTTGCCATTGGAGTTTTAAAAGGGCTAAAAAACTTAGGATACAAAGTACCTGAAGATGTTGCAGTACTTGGTTTTAGCAATTCTGATATTTCGGAAGTGTGTACACCTCAACTTTCTACAATTCATCAACCTGGAATTGAAATCGGAAAACAAAGCATTAAGCTCATTCTATCCAATATTAATAACCAGAAAGACATTTCGAATACTAAAATCGTACTGAAAACCAAACTAATAAAAAGAGAATCAACTTAA